From the genome of Athene noctua unplaced genomic scaffold, bAthNoc1.hap1.1 HAP1_HAP1_scaffold_31, whole genome shotgun sequence, one region includes:
- the LOC141974111 gene encoding uncharacterized protein LOC141974111 isoform X2, with amino-acid sequence MSRARSGPRARLRLPGVPAAPRPPPSRGPRRPRRRLPTARGGPPGPPALEGAPLPVPLPALGWRRRVSPGGAVPCGAPRGGIPVGPGPAAGAESDIRTDAVFPGSRGAPRPAVAFVDNRIQKNMLVDLNREMMNEVGIREVGDIVAILRHARVMCRQ; translated from the exons ATGTCTCGGGCCAGGTCTGGGCCCCGCGCAAGGCTGCGGCTGCCGGGGGTGCCCgctgcgccccgtccccccccgtcccgaGGGCcccggcgtccgcggcggcggctgccaacagcccgcgggggcccccccggtcCTCCGGCGCTCGAGGGGGCGCCCCTGCCCgttcccctgcccgccctcggcTGGCGGCGCCGGGTGAGTCCTGGCGGGGCCGTCCCTTGCGGCGCTCCCCGAGGGGGGATTccggtggggccgggcccggcggcgggagcggagag cgACATCCGAACGGATGCAGTTTTTCCCGGaagccggggtgcccccaggccgGCCGTCGCGTTTGTGGATAACAG gatccaaaagaacatgttggtggatctgaacagggagatgatgaatgaagtgggcatcagagaggtgggagacatCGTCGCCATCCTCAGACATGCCCGAGTCATGTGCAGGCAG TGA
- the LOC141974111 gene encoding uncharacterized protein LOC141974111 isoform X1, producing MSRARSGPRARLRLPGVPAAPRPPPSRGPRRPRRRLPTARGGPPGPPALEGAPLPVPLPALGWRRRVSPGGAVPCGAPRGGIPVGPGPAAGAESDIRTDAVFPGSRGAPRPAVAFVDNRIQKNMLVDLNREMMNEVGIREVGDIVAILRHARVMCRQVRGSLAGSFSSRVLPRAFLFATTHTSPPETHRGTTQGHQAGAHTYAINQLMFNMATVSSSLSPLPSFFALK from the exons ATGTCTCGGGCCAGGTCTGGGCCCCGCGCAAGGCTGCGGCTGCCGGGGGTGCCCgctgcgccccgtccccccccgtcccgaGGGCcccggcgtccgcggcggcggctgccaacagcccgcgggggcccccccggtcCTCCGGCGCTCGAGGGGGCGCCCCTGCCCgttcccctgcccgccctcggcTGGCGGCGCCGGGTGAGTCCTGGCGGGGCCGTCCCTTGCGGCGCTCCCCGAGGGGGGATTccggtggggccgggcccggcggcgggagcggagag cgACATCCGAACGGATGCAGTTTTTCCCGGaagccggggtgcccccaggccgGCCGTCGCGTTTGTGGATAACAG gatccaaaagaacatgttggtggatctgaacagggagatgatgaatgaagtgggcatcagagaggtgggagacatCGTCGCCATCCTCAGACATGCCCGAGTCATGTGCAGGCAGGTACGGGGAAGTCTTGCCGGCTcgttcagcagcagagttttgcctcgAGCCTTCTTGTTCGCAACAACGCACACAAGCCCACCAGAGACACACCGGGGCACAACACAGGGGCACCAGGCAGGGGCTCACACCTATGCAATTAATCAATTAATGTTTAATATGGCAACAGTTTCCTCAAGTCTCTCgcctcttccttcattttttgccCTGAAGTGA